One part of the Desulfonema ishimotonii genome encodes these proteins:
- a CDS encoding MFS transporter → MNTLSILMVLAVSLALLMYVGYGEAHKTCPGFQFDKLRALGEVVSNPIRTFLGAGLPLNQFPGFAPLTTPLLESEDSVTAIGLTDQSGHIVFSNSKNREDIPAPEFRPSFFSKKGSGYTVEESDTFYRISLRISSKFEDVGVLWLLCPKHGIDDKIRAGFYPLTGVFAAILILYAVLIFFTGHRWGENTRRWLTISYTFSFMVMSAAVICTLINIYSDGILGKTRALTDSLSQRISKALELGLDISDFSGLDNIFREYRENNPDTSFVALTRNGRIEIHTDQTLRGLPFQHSSDHFEYRADLREKTELPARTGAYTLEYVGRLPEHMIRQENRVEIHVGIPKKLVYSKIWRDAKNFIVLFVASGFMAALFLNLLVSFQLSKAAGDGNSTHEDFRLDMVRPIFFLSIFMEGLNVSFLPRYFQDMAVASGLGTGMASALFTVFFAAYALTLVPACRYAEARGVRKLLMAGSLLAAVGTFLMVPVENYYAMAVIRILCGIGQGMLFIGVQSYILKVASQKKKTQGAAIIVFGYNGGMISGSAIGALLVIELQARGIFILAALIGVFLLWYIRTLIPEVGRRTAPEDAAPAQTALKGRVAACVRVLFRDFNFVKTILLVGITTKATLTGVAIFGIPLLLDAQGYAREDIGQIFMFYAAGVLVTSRIVSRAVDRLGKTEMILFWGTQGSGLGLILIGLTGWAGLADFPVPHLKTAVLISGMLILGLAHGFINAPIVTHIANTPSADRLGAASVTSIYRFLERIGHVAGPVVVSQLLSLNHRSPVTISWIGLAVIIFGLLFIISPSGRISSVPDGVCHR, encoded by the coding sequence ATGAATACACTGAGTATCCTGATGGTGCTGGCCGTATCTCTGGCGCTTCTGATGTACGTCGGATACGGTGAAGCGCACAAAACCTGTCCCGGATTTCAGTTTGACAAGCTCAGAGCTCTCGGAGAGGTGGTCAGCAATCCGATTCGGACCTTTCTCGGGGCCGGACTCCCCCTGAACCAGTTTCCCGGCTTCGCCCCTCTGACCACACCGCTTCTGGAGTCAGAGGATTCCGTTACCGCCATCGGGCTGACAGATCAGAGCGGACATATCGTCTTTTCCAACAGCAAAAACCGGGAGGATATCCCGGCCCCGGAATTCCGACCCTCCTTTTTTTCAAAAAAAGGCAGCGGATACACGGTGGAGGAGAGCGATACCTTTTATCGGATCTCGCTCCGCATCAGCAGCAAGTTCGAGGATGTCGGCGTCCTGTGGCTTCTGTGTCCGAAGCATGGGATTGACGACAAAATCAGAGCCGGCTTTTACCCCCTGACGGGCGTCTTTGCCGCGATACTGATATTGTACGCCGTGCTGATTTTTTTTACCGGGCACAGATGGGGGGAAAACACCCGGCGATGGCTGACGATCTCCTATACGTTCAGCTTCATGGTCATGTCCGCCGCAGTCATCTGTACGCTGATCAATATCTATTCCGACGGAATTCTGGGGAAAACCCGCGCCCTCACGGATTCCCTTAGCCAGCGCATCAGCAAGGCCCTGGAGCTGGGCCTGGATATTTCGGATTTTTCAGGGCTGGACAATATCTTCAGAGAATACAGGGAAAACAACCCGGACACGAGTTTTGTGGCCCTGACGCGCAATGGCCGGATCGAAATCCACACCGACCAGACGCTCAGAGGACTGCCGTTTCAACACAGCTCCGATCATTTTGAATACAGGGCTGATCTGCGGGAAAAGACGGAACTGCCCGCCAGAACCGGCGCGTATACCCTCGAATATGTCGGCAGGCTTCCGGAGCATATGATCCGTCAGGAAAACCGGGTTGAGATCCATGTGGGGATACCGAAGAAACTGGTCTATTCAAAGATATGGCGCGATGCCAAGAACTTTATCGTCCTGTTCGTCGCCTCCGGCTTTATGGCGGCGCTCTTCCTCAACCTCCTGGTCTCATTTCAGCTTTCAAAGGCGGCCGGGGACGGCAACAGCACCCATGAGGATTTCCGGCTGGATATGGTCAGACCGATCTTCTTTCTGAGCATCTTCATGGAAGGGCTGAATGTCTCTTTCCTGCCCCGCTACTTTCAGGATATGGCCGTTGCATCCGGCCTGGGGACCGGCATGGCATCGGCGCTTTTCACTGTATTTTTTGCCGCATATGCCCTGACCCTCGTGCCGGCGTGCCGGTATGCGGAAGCCCGCGGTGTCCGGAAATTGCTGATGGCAGGCAGCCTGCTGGCCGCCGTCGGAACCTTCCTGATGGTGCCGGTTGAAAACTACTATGCAATGGCTGTGATCCGCATTCTCTGCGGCATCGGTCAGGGAATGCTGTTTATCGGCGTTCAGTCTTATATTCTGAAAGTCGCCTCACAAAAGAAAAAGACCCAGGGCGCGGCCATTATCGTTTTCGGTTATAACGGGGGCATGATATCGGGATCGGCCATCGGCGCGCTGCTGGTCATCGAACTTCAGGCCAGGGGCATATTTATCCTGGCGGCGCTGATCGGGGTGTTTCTCCTGTGGTATATACGGACGCTCATCCCGGAGGTGGGACGGCGAACGGCCCCGGAAGATGCGGCCCCGGCACAGACAGCGCTGAAAGGGCGGGTGGCCGCCTGTGTCCGGGTGCTGTTCAGGGATTTCAATTTTGTCAAAACCATTCTGCTGGTCGGCATCACCACCAAGGCGACCCTGACCGGGGTTGCGATTTTTGGCATCCCGCTTCTTCTGGACGCCCAGGGATATGCACGGGAGGATATCGGCCAGATATTCATGTTCTATGCTGCCGGGGTTCTGGTAACCAGCCGGATTGTCTCCAGAGCGGTGGACCGGCTGGGCAAAACAGAGATGATCCTGTTCTGGGGAACCCAGGGAAGCGGCCTGGGCCTGATACTCATCGGGTTGACGGGCTGGGCCGGTCTTGCGGATTTCCCGGTTCCCCACCTTAAAACCGCTGTGCTGATCAGCGGGATGCTCATCCTCGGACTGGCCCACGGGTTTATCAACGCACCGATTGTCACCCACATTGCCAATACCCCTTCGGCAGACCGGCTGGGCGCGGCATCGGTCACTTCGATCTACCGCTTTCTTGAACGCATCGGCCATGTGGCCGGGCCGGTGGTGGTCAGCCAGTTGCTCTCCCTGAATCACCGGAGCCCGGTGACAATAAGCTGGATCGGCCTTGCGGTTATCATTTTCGGCCTGCTTTTTATCATCAGTCCGTCCGGGCGCATATCTTCCGTGCCGGATGGTGTATGTCACCGTTAA
- a CDS encoding succinate CoA transferase yields the protein MLLEDRIRYRPLHDKITDAQTAAGCILDGTNLFISGFTAGYPKLIPQELVRRAKNGERFKVNLFAGASTGGSVDGILAEADLVGWRRPYMSDRIMRKKINANGINFKDDHLSRLASQVRSGDLGSPDVAIVEAVGITEKGHLIPTMSVGNTPTYVREAQKIIIEISAESPELEGIHDIFIPEDSPWRMPIPIYRTADRVGKPFIEMDPNRVVAIILSREQDSCPVFNPPDDVSTRIAAHILDFIRHEIKRDRMPRNLPWQSGVGDVANAVLSGFIEDDFFANLDIYSEVLQDSVLDLIDLGKVRAASGSAMTLSHKARKRFFNELYRYKEKTVLRPVEISNSPEVIRRLGVIAVNTAIEIDIYGHVNSTHVMGSQMMNGIGGSGDFLRNGAISFIVSPSVAKGGKISAIVPMVSHVDHSEHSVDVVVTEHGLVDTRPLTPRQVAEQIIKKCAHPDYRDMLWDYYQRAVRTTGGHEPHMLDEVFSFHQRFMATGDMHPRQK from the coding sequence ATGCTTTTGGAAGACAGGATTCGCTACAGACCGCTGCACGATAAAATCACGGACGCCCAGACCGCGGCAGGGTGCATTCTGGACGGCACCAACCTTTTCATTTCAGGCTTTACTGCGGGATATCCCAAGCTGATCCCCCAGGAACTGGTCCGCCGGGCCAAAAACGGCGAACGGTTCAAAGTCAACCTTTTCGCCGGGGCCTCCACGGGCGGCTCGGTGGACGGCATTCTGGCAGAGGCGGATCTGGTGGGATGGCGCCGGCCCTACATGAGTGACCGGATCATGCGGAAGAAGATCAATGCAAACGGGATCAATTTCAAGGACGATCACCTGTCCCGTCTGGCCTCCCAGGTGCGCTCCGGCGACCTGGGATCGCCGGATGTGGCCATTGTGGAGGCGGTGGGCATCACTGAAAAGGGCCATCTGATCCCCACCATGTCCGTGGGCAACACCCCCACCTATGTGAGAGAGGCGCAGAAGATCATCATTGAGATTTCGGCGGAATCGCCCGAACTGGAGGGCATTCACGACATTTTCATCCCGGAAGACTCGCCCTGGCGGATGCCCATCCCCATTTACCGGACCGCCGACCGCGTCGGCAAGCCCTTTATTGAGATGGACCCGAACCGCGTTGTGGCGATTATTCTGAGCCGGGAGCAGGACAGCTGTCCGGTCTTTAACCCCCCGGACGATGTCTCCACACGCATTGCCGCGCATATTCTCGACTTCATCAGGCACGAGATCAAAAGGGACCGGATGCCACGGAACCTGCCGTGGCAGTCGGGCGTCGGCGATGTGGCCAACGCTGTGCTGAGCGGGTTCATAGAGGATGATTTCTTTGCCAATCTCGACATCTACTCGGAAGTGCTTCAGGATTCCGTGCTGGATCTCATTGACCTGGGCAAGGTGCGGGCCGCATCCGGTTCGGCCATGACCCTCTCCCACAAGGCCCGGAAGCGGTTCTTCAACGAATTGTACCGGTACAAGGAGAAAACGGTTCTCCGGCCGGTGGAAATCTCCAACTCCCCCGAAGTCATCCGCAGGCTGGGGGTGATCGCCGTCAACACGGCCATTGAGATCGATATCTACGGCCACGTCAACTCCACCCATGTCATGGGATCACAGATGATGAACGGTATCGGGGGATCCGGCGACTTCCTGCGGAACGGCGCGATCTCCTTTATCGTCTCCCCCAGCGTTGCCAAGGGGGGTAAGATTTCCGCCATCGTGCCGATGGTCTCCCATGTGGATCACAGCGAGCATTCCGTGGACGTGGTGGTCACGGAACACGGCCTGGTGGATACCCGGCCCCTCACGCCCCGGCAGGTGGCCGAGCAGATCATCAAAAAGTGCGCCCACCCCGACTACCGGGATATGCTGTGGGATTACTATCAGCGGGCCGTCCGAACCACCGGCGGACATGAACCCCATATGCTGGATGAGGTTTTCAGCTTTCACCAGCGGTTCATGGCTACCGGCGACATGCACCCCCGGCAGAAGTGA
- a CDS encoding D-alanine--D-alanine ligase family protein — protein sequence MQNRFQYAFHLMTEYIETLLPKLNIAVIFGGSKKKNGAVMYQTRNPRSWKSYEAVAADIRDSLKRSGFRHVTLMPDDMTLPDALQKEKTHFAWLNTGGVQGYNPVSHTPGILEMMGIPYVGHSPLNACRLDSKHVFKRELASLGIRTPDFLTWFYLTGPLPVKYNKKFDAAFGDYPGPFIVKPVSGRASLHVHLVETRKELPEVVHRVSEVTRNYVLIEKYMPGREFCVAVSGHVRCENGLFSKNEKPFVFSEIERILEPGEAIFTSMDQKAITADRARLIRREDEPDLKKALARLGEEIFTAFDLKSLVRLDVRADEDGVLNVLEVNPKPDLKRAGNAVISLVTIGLGEHGMSYDDLILGLLADRLDYLLRHRNASVSHITELLRQAPSPAAIRWEGIS from the coding sequence ATGCAGAACAGATTTCAGTATGCGTTCCACCTGATGACGGAGTATATTGAAACGTTGCTGCCGAAGCTGAACATCGCGGTCATCTTCGGCGGATCGAAGAAAAAAAACGGCGCGGTCATGTATCAGACCCGTAATCCCCGCTCATGGAAAAGCTATGAGGCTGTTGCAGCGGATATCCGGGATTCTCTGAAAAGATCAGGCTTCAGACATGTCACGCTCATGCCCGATGACATGACATTGCCGGACGCTCTGCAAAAAGAAAAGACGCATTTTGCCTGGCTGAACACAGGCGGCGTCCAGGGATACAACCCCGTGTCCCATACGCCGGGAATACTTGAAATGATGGGCATCCCCTATGTCGGTCACAGCCCTCTCAATGCCTGTCGGCTCGACAGCAAACACGTTTTCAAACGCGAACTTGCCTCGCTGGGCATCAGGACACCGGATTTTCTGACATGGTTTTATCTTACCGGTCCCCTTCCGGTGAAGTACAATAAAAAGTTTGATGCGGCATTCGGCGATTATCCGGGGCCCTTTATCGTAAAACCGGTCTCCGGCAGGGCGTCTCTGCATGTCCATCTGGTTGAAACCCGGAAAGAACTGCCCGAAGTCGTTCACAGGGTTTCCGAAGTGACCCGGAACTATGTCCTGATTGAAAAATACATGCCGGGCCGCGAGTTCTGCGTGGCTGTGTCAGGACATGTCAGATGCGAAAACGGCCTTTTTTCAAAGAACGAAAAGCCCTTTGTTTTTTCGGAAATCGAACGTATACTTGAGCCGGGCGAGGCGATCTTTACGTCAATGGATCAGAAGGCCATTACCGCTGACCGTGCCCGCCTGATCCGCCGGGAGGACGAGCCGGACCTGAAAAAGGCCCTGGCTCGCCTGGGCGAGGAAATATTCACCGCCTTTGATTTGAAAAGCCTGGTCCGCCTCGATGTCAGAGCCGATGAGGACGGCGTGCTGAACGTCCTCGAGGTCAACCCCAAACCCGATCTGAAGCGGGCCGGGAATGCCGTTATCAGCCTGGTGACAATAGGGCTTGGGGAACACGGCATGAGCTATGACGATCTGATTCTGGGGCTGCTGGCCGACCGGCTGGACTATCTGCTGAGGCATCGGAACGCTTCTGTCAGCCATATTACGGAATTGCTCCGGCAGGCGCCATCGCCTGCCGCCATCCGTTGGGAAGGGATATCCTGA
- a CDS encoding ABC transporter substrate-binding protein yields the protein MKTADGALKASSYPKGKNGLSGKPGRDGSASASPGTAASLTCKDWFSLSAESAAHWRLSPAPEDGMAFVLRPRKEAAPKERYRIMVLFPKKSSAYDTAMETILSVFRDKNICAEFVGVNFFMKEEAGAAALRQAEADPCDLIFSMGSGSTDFVHKNHSAGKVPVVSVCAKDPVLLGQIRDYDTGSGNHMAFTSLNVPVALQMAYLRKLIPDLRNIAVIYARKNRSAVITQFRPLRDMAGRQGINVMEIVVEDRKNARAEIESKMPAALESVRKSGQEKNSLIWITGSTSVFREIETINRNAGVIPVLSAVPDVVTEGDNSAVLSIGVSFENNAYLAAIYAIRILREKAEAGDLRVGLVSPPDIAVNFKKAREIGLLIPFRFFELASYVYDHEGKKVRMKGQKVTDLAPQP from the coding sequence GTGAAAACCGCCGACGGGGCGCTGAAAGCCTCCTCTTACCCGAAGGGAAAAAACGGTCTCTCCGGGAAACCGGGCCGGGACGGAAGCGCATCGGCTTCCCCGGGAACGGCCGCATCTCTCACCTGCAAAGACTGGTTTTCCCTTTCTGCCGAATCCGCCGCGCACTGGCGTCTGAGCCCCGCCCCGGAAGACGGGATGGCGTTTGTTCTGAGGCCCCGGAAAGAGGCAGCCCCGAAGGAAAGATACCGGATAATGGTCCTGTTTCCCAAAAAATCTTCAGCCTATGATACGGCGATGGAGACCATTCTGAGTGTGTTCAGGGATAAAAATATCTGTGCGGAATTCGTCGGTGTCAACTTTTTCATGAAAGAAGAGGCCGGGGCAGCCGCGCTCCGGCAGGCCGAGGCCGACCCGTGTGATCTTATATTTTCGATGGGGTCCGGTTCAACGGACTTTGTGCATAAAAACCACTCCGCCGGAAAGGTTCCCGTGGTCTCGGTCTGCGCCAAGGATCCGGTTCTGCTGGGACAGATCCGGGATTATGATACCGGAAGCGGGAACCATATGGCGTTTACCTCCCTGAATGTGCCCGTGGCGCTCCAGATGGCCTATCTCAGGAAGCTGATACCGGATCTGAGGAATATCGCAGTCATATATGCCCGGAAGAACAGAAGCGCGGTGATTACCCAGTTCAGGCCGCTGCGGGATATGGCAGGGAGGCAGGGGATTAATGTCATGGAAATTGTCGTGGAGGACCGGAAGAACGCCAGGGCGGAAATTGAATCAAAGATGCCTGCTGCCCTTGAATCCGTCAGAAAGAGTGGCCAGGAAAAGAACAGCCTGATATGGATCACCGGCAGCACCTCCGTGTTCAGGGAAATCGAAACCATTAACCGGAACGCGGGCGTGATTCCGGTACTGAGTGCCGTGCCGGATGTGGTGACCGAGGGGGATAACAGCGCGGTGCTGTCCATCGGTGTCAGTTTTGAAAATAATGCGTATCTGGCGGCTATCTACGCCATCCGCATCCTCCGGGAAAAGGCAGAGGCCGGTGATCTGAGGGTCGGTCTCGTCTCCCCTCCCGATATTGCGGTGAATTTTAAAAAGGCCCGCGAGATCGGCCTCCTGATTCCCTTCCGTTTTTTCGAGCTGGCCAGCTATGTATATGACCATGAAGGGAAAAAGGTCCGGATGAAGGGGCAGAAGGTCACGGACCTGGCCCCGCAGCCCTGA
- the recD2 gene encoding SF1B family DNA helicase RecD2 produces MLVDLQGQIERITYTNEESGYTIARLKVPGQRDLVTIVGNLMAPMPGEIIRMKGEWTRHPRYGDQFKVVYYNTAVPATVYGIRKYLGSGLIKGVGPVIAERIVRKFGEKTLDIIEADIGNLTQVDGIGEKRIAMIRKAWDDQKEIREVMLFLQSHGVSSGYATKIFKRYGNRSVQVVRENPYRLATDIFGIGFLTADRIAENLGFEKNSPLRAEAGILYVLNQLADEGHVYYPYEPLMEKCREILGVERAVLADAFAGVEKDRKIRIEDMNEDMEAFAVNNKAVYLTQFHVCEVGIARRLKILTAVPKSLPDTDSEKAIAWVQDRLAIGLAEKQKAAIKCAIEQKVMVITGGPGTGKTTIINAILKIFAAAQAEILLAAPTGRAAKRMSEATGFPAKTIHRLLRFSPATGGFEKNYENPLECGVLILDEASMIDTVLMHHLLKAVPAAATLILVGDVNQLPSVGAGNVLNDIIASGAVPVVTLSEIFRQARESRIIVNAHRINQGRMPHADAASPGNDFYFIQKEAPEAVLDIILRLVKERIPRRFGFDPVDDIQVLSPMHRGIVGAGNLNMALQNALNPGTGGVVRGQRTYRVNDKVMQIRNNYDKAVFNGDIGRITRIDAESREVLITFDGRALTYDYGDLDEVVLAYAVSVHKSQGSEYPAVVMPVLIQHYMLLQRNLIYTGMTRGRELVVLVGTKKALAIGVHNDKTQKRFTCLRHRLA; encoded by the coding sequence ATGCTAGTGGATTTACAAGGTCAGATTGAGCGGATCACCTATACCAACGAGGAAAGCGGCTACACCATTGCCCGGCTGAAAGTCCCCGGCCAGCGCGATCTGGTGACGATTGTGGGCAACCTCATGGCCCCCATGCCCGGAGAGATTATCAGAATGAAGGGCGAGTGGACCCGGCACCCCCGGTACGGAGACCAGTTCAAAGTGGTCTACTACAACACCGCCGTTCCGGCCACGGTCTATGGCATCCGGAAATACCTGGGGTCCGGCCTGATCAAAGGCGTCGGCCCGGTCATCGCCGAGCGTATCGTCAGAAAATTCGGCGAAAAGACCCTGGACATCATTGAGGCGGATATCGGCAATCTGACCCAGGTGGACGGCATCGGGGAAAAGCGGATCGCCATGATCCGAAAGGCCTGGGATGATCAGAAGGAGATCCGGGAGGTGATGCTCTTTCTCCAGTCCCACGGCGTCAGTTCGGGATACGCCACAAAGATCTTCAAGCGCTACGGAAACCGTTCCGTTCAGGTGGTCCGGGAAAATCCCTACCGGCTGGCCACGGATATCTTCGGCATCGGGTTTCTGACGGCAGACAGGATCGCCGAAAACCTGGGATTTGAAAAGAACTCGCCGCTGCGCGCCGAGGCCGGCATTCTCTACGTGCTTAACCAGCTGGCGGATGAGGGACATGTCTATTACCCCTATGAACCCCTGATGGAAAAGTGCCGGGAAATCCTCGGCGTGGAGCGGGCGGTGCTGGCGGACGCCTTTGCCGGGGTTGAAAAAGACAGAAAGATCCGAATCGAGGATATGAACGAGGATATGGAGGCGTTTGCGGTCAACAACAAGGCCGTCTACCTGACCCAGTTTCATGTGTGCGAGGTCGGCATTGCCCGGCGTCTGAAAATACTGACCGCAGTACCCAAATCCCTGCCGGATACGGATTCCGAAAAGGCGATTGCCTGGGTTCAGGACCGTCTCGCCATCGGGCTTGCGGAAAAGCAGAAAGCGGCCATAAAGTGCGCCATCGAACAGAAGGTCATGGTCATCACGGGCGGACCGGGCACGGGCAAGACGACCATCATCAACGCCATCCTTAAGATCTTCGCGGCCGCCCAGGCTGAAATTCTCCTGGCGGCCCCCACAGGCCGGGCTGCCAAGCGCATGAGCGAGGCGACCGGCTTTCCGGCCAAAACCATCCACCGGCTGCTCCGGTTCAGCCCGGCCACGGGCGGGTTTGAAAAAAATTATGAGAACCCCCTGGAATGCGGCGTGCTGATCCTGGACGAGGCCTCCATGATTGATACGGTGCTGATGCACCACCTGCTCAAGGCCGTACCGGCTGCGGCCACCCTGATTCTGGTGGGGGATGTGAACCAGCTCCCGTCCGTGGGGGCCGGAAACGTGCTCAACGATATCATTGCGTCGGGCGCGGTGCCCGTGGTCACCCTCAGCGAGATCTTCCGCCAGGCCAGGGAGAGCCGCATCATCGTCAACGCCCACCGGATCAACCAGGGCCGGATGCCCCATGCGGATGCCGCGTCGCCCGGAAACGATTTTTACTTTATTCAGAAAGAGGCGCCGGAGGCTGTGCTGGACATCATTCTCCGCCTTGTAAAGGAGCGGATTCCCCGGCGGTTCGGCTTCGACCCCGTGGACGACATTCAGGTTCTCTCGCCCATGCACAGGGGCATTGTGGGGGCCGGGAACCTCAACATGGCCCTGCAAAACGCCCTCAATCCGGGCACGGGCGGCGTGGTACGGGGCCAGCGGACCTACCGGGTCAACGACAAGGTCATGCAGATCAGAAACAACTATGACAAGGCGGTCTTTAACGGCGATATTGGCCGGATCACCCGGATCGACGCCGAATCCCGGGAGGTGCTGATCACCTTTGACGGGCGGGCCCTCACCTACGACTACGGCGATCTGGATGAAGTGGTGCTCGCCTATGCCGTGTCCGTGCATAAGTCCCAGGGGTCGGAATATCCGGCAGTCGTGATGCCGGTGCTGATTCAGCACTATATGCTGTTGCAGCGCAACCTGATCTACACCGGGATGACACGGGGCCGGGAGCTGGTGGTGCTGGTGGGCACGAAAAAGGCACTGGCCATCGGTGTGCATAACGACAAGACCCAGAAGCGGTTTACCTGTCTGCGGCACCGGCTGGCGTGA
- a CDS encoding response regulator, which produces MTHHRTQKILMMGDVASLWPGISCDLTDAGHWVVESETGRYGPERIGQEVPDLVLLVLKRSDTDGFAVLDTITRTAPETPVIVISEAGEMAEALRRGAWDCLPRPVTDLTTARRRIGNALRQARLLRENRRYRENFPYEEKEAAYRTGKVRCREIEAMATLANGIAHDFNNLLTMIMGNADLVRRAIPETDPISPNIDNIFTAGYRAKELVMQVLTFCRKNQQKRQPTQLRHVVREVVGQFAPILPDAIEMRHHIPDVPDTVLGDATQLHQVMMNLITNALRAMDNRTGRLDIRMASLELGVDNIYGLPPGPWVCLSVADTGRGISPEILARIFDPYFTTKDKRVGTGLGLSVAQGIVEGHGGVIRARSVPDEGSTFEIFLPRTADDGTGIRPENGLSESAPHSPRILFVDDEKMLAHLGESLLITLGYRVTVETRPEQALRLFSRDPDAFDLVMTDMSMPVMPGHILAEKLLAIRPDIPVILCSGLIDDSTMSVFRRLGVRFFLNKPYKREEFAAAIRQALDPRRRPGTDLTA; this is translated from the coding sequence ATGACACATCATCGGACGCAGAAAATTTTAATGATGGGTGACGTGGCGTCCCTCTGGCCGGGCATTTCATGCGATCTGACGGATGCGGGCCATTGGGTCGTTGAATCGGAGACCGGGCGATACGGCCCTGAACGCATTGGGCAGGAAGTGCCGGATCTGGTATTGCTGGTTCTGAAGAGGTCCGATACAGACGGATTTGCGGTTCTCGACACGATCACCCGGACCGCGCCGGAAACGCCGGTAATTGTGATCTCGGAAGCCGGAGAGATGGCCGAGGCCCTGCGGCGGGGGGCCTGGGACTGCCTGCCCCGCCCCGTGACCGATCTGACCACAGCGCGTCGCCGGATCGGAAACGCGCTGAGACAGGCCCGCCTGCTCCGTGAAAACCGGCGATATCGGGAAAATTTCCCATATGAAGAAAAAGAAGCGGCGTACAGAACCGGGAAAGTCCGCTGCCGGGAAATAGAGGCCATGGCCACACTGGCCAATGGTATTGCCCATGATTTTAACAACCTCCTTACGATGATCATGGGAAATGCAGACCTGGTCCGCCGTGCCATTCCCGAAACCGACCCGATCTCCCCGAACATCGACAATATTTTCACCGCCGGCTACCGGGCAAAAGAGCTGGTGATGCAGGTGCTGACCTTCTGTCGCAAAAATCAGCAGAAGCGTCAGCCCACACAGCTTCGCCATGTGGTCCGGGAGGTGGTCGGACAATTCGCCCCCATCCTGCCGGATGCCATTGAAATGCGCCACCATATCCCCGATGTCCCCGATACGGTGCTCGGCGATGCCACACAGCTCCACCAGGTGATGATGAACCTGATCACCAATGCGCTCCGGGCCATGGACAACCGGACGGGGCGGCTCGACATCCGCATGGCGTCCCTCGAACTCGGGGTGGACAATATTTACGGCCTGCCCCCCGGCCCCTGGGTTTGCCTCTCTGTGGCCGATACGGGGCGGGGCATATCCCCGGAGATCCTGGCACGGATTTTCGATCCCTATTTTACCACCAAGGATAAGCGGGTCGGCACCGGCCTGGGGCTTTCAGTTGCCCAGGGCATTGTCGAGGGACACGGCGGCGTGATACGCGCCCGCAGTGTGCCGGACGAAGGGTCCACCTTCGAGATCTTCCTTCCCCGGACAGCGGACGACGGGACGGGTATTCGCCCGGAAAACGGCCTTTCAGAGTCGGCGCCCCATTCCCCCCGGATCCTGTTTGTGGATGATGAGAAGATGCTGGCCCATCTGGGAGAGAGCCTGCTGATCACCCTGGGCTACCGGGTGACGGTAGAAACCCGCCCCGAACAGGCCCTGCGCCTGTTTTCCCGTGATCCGGACGCATTTGACCTGGTGATGACCGATATGTCGATGCCGGTCATGCCGGGCCATATTCTGGCAGAAAAACTTCTGGCGATACGGCCTGACATACCGGTGATCCTCTGCTCGGGTCTGATCGACGACAGCACCATGTCCGTCTTCCGCAGGCTGGGCGTCCGGTTTTTCCTGAACAAACCCTATAAACGGGAGGAATTCGCAGCGGCGATACGGCAGGCACTGGATCCGCGACGTCGGCCGGGAACAGATCTCACAGCCTGA